A part of Streptomyces sp. NBC_01210 genomic DNA contains:
- a CDS encoding carboxymuconolactone decarboxylase family protein has product MEARMSNPAVVIPEAMPAILNVLKATRKGGVPETTLELVHLRASQINGCGVCVDGGVRSARKAGETDERLFAVAAWRETPYFTDAERAALALTEAATRLSDRSDPVPDAIWDDAADHYDEQQLAALILMIGVTNLFNRLNATTKQVAGASW; this is encoded by the coding sequence ATGGAAGCACGTATGAGCAACCCCGCGGTGGTCATTCCCGAGGCCATGCCGGCCATCCTGAACGTGCTCAAGGCCACGAGGAAGGGCGGCGTGCCGGAGACGACGCTCGAGCTGGTGCACCTGCGCGCCAGCCAGATAAACGGCTGCGGCGTCTGCGTCGACGGGGGCGTGCGCAGCGCCAGGAAGGCGGGCGAAACGGACGAGCGGCTGTTCGCGGTGGCGGCCTGGCGCGAGACGCCGTACTTCACCGACGCCGAACGCGCCGCTCTCGCGCTCACCGAGGCCGCCACCCGGCTCAGCGACCGCTCCGACCCGGTACCGGACGCCATCTGGGACGACGCAGCCGACCACTACGACGAGCAGCAGCTCGCCGCGCTGATCCTGATGATCGGCGTCACCAATCTCTTCAACCGCCTCAACGCCACCACCAAGCAGGTCGCCGGCGCATCCTGGTAG
- a CDS encoding alpha/beta family hydrolase gives MLFTDRTDAGRRLAEALRHLQEEKPVVLGLPRGGVPVAFQVARALGAPLDVIVVRKLGVPYHRELAFGAIGEGGVRVISDDIVRRGRLRREELASVEHAEEAELVRQARRFREDRPRVALDGRTAIIVDDGIATGATAAAACEVVRAQGAGRVVLAVPVAPPDAAAWLRTKADEVVCLSTPAMFSAVGQWYQDFSQTPDEEVVSLLAQAADVGATEAEVTGVEVDAGGVRLAGDLTLPDGARAVVMFAHGSGSSRHSPRNRHVATALNRAGLGTLLFDLLTPAEEADRANVFDIETLAQRLADATRWLRSRESLPIGYFGASTGAAAALRAAASADSDVGAVVSRGGRPDLAGPHLADVRAPTLLIVGGHDTLVLDLNRHAQAELRCENRLEIVPGATHLFGEPGALDQVADLARSWFVRHSTGTDRPS, from the coding sequence GTGCTGTTCACCGATCGCACGGACGCGGGACGGCGCCTGGCCGAAGCGCTACGTCACCTTCAGGAGGAGAAACCCGTCGTCCTGGGGCTGCCCCGGGGCGGAGTCCCGGTGGCGTTCCAGGTGGCGCGGGCGCTCGGCGCCCCGCTCGATGTGATCGTGGTCCGCAAGCTCGGCGTCCCGTACCACCGGGAGCTGGCGTTCGGCGCCATCGGCGAAGGCGGAGTGCGGGTCATCAGTGACGACATCGTCCGCCGCGGCAGGCTCCGGCGCGAGGAACTCGCATCGGTCGAGCACGCCGAGGAGGCGGAACTCGTACGGCAGGCGCGGCGGTTCCGCGAGGACCGGCCGCGCGTGGCACTCGACGGGCGGACGGCGATCATCGTGGACGACGGGATCGCGACCGGTGCCACGGCGGCGGCCGCCTGCGAGGTCGTACGGGCGCAGGGCGCGGGCCGTGTGGTGCTGGCCGTTCCGGTGGCGCCACCGGACGCCGCCGCCTGGCTGCGCACCAAGGCGGACGAAGTGGTGTGCCTCTCCACGCCGGCCATGTTCTCCGCCGTCGGCCAGTGGTACCAGGACTTCTCCCAGACCCCCGACGAAGAAGTCGTCTCGCTGCTCGCGCAGGCCGCGGACGTCGGGGCCACAGAAGCCGAGGTCACGGGGGTCGAGGTGGACGCCGGTGGGGTCCGGCTGGCCGGGGACCTCACCCTTCCGGACGGTGCACGAGCGGTGGTGATGTTCGCCCACGGCTCGGGCAGCAGCCGCCACAGCCCGCGCAACCGGCACGTGGCGACGGCCCTGAACCGGGCGGGTCTGGGCACCTTGCTCTTCGACCTGCTCACACCGGCGGAAGAAGCCGACCGGGCGAACGTCTTCGACATCGAAACCCTGGCCCAGCGGCTGGCGGACGCGACCCGCTGGCTGCGGAGCCGCGAGTCCCTCCCGATCGGCTACTTCGGGGCGAGCACCGGAGCCGCGGCGGCACTGCGGGCTGCAGCTTCGGCCGACTCGGACGTCGGTGCCGTGGTCTCCCGCGGCGGCCGGCCCGACCTCGCCGGACCGCACCTCGCAGACGTACGGGCGCCCACACTGCTCATCGTGGGCGGCCACGACACGTTGGTGCTCGATCTCAACCGGCACGCACAGGCGGAGCTGCGCTGCGAGAACCGGCTCGAGATCGTCCCCGGCGCCACGCATCTCTTCGGGGAACCCGGGGCCCTGGACCAGGTCGCGGACCTGGCCCGCTCCTGGTTCGTCAGGCACTCGACAGGCACTGACCGACCGTCATAG
- a CDS encoding HAD-IIA family hydrolase, with product MERIGAVLIDIDGVLTVSWKPLPGAVAAMERLRAAGLPLALVTNNTSRTRAVIAAKLSGAGFPVDVDDILTAPAVTAAYLREHYPEARCLLINTGDVRADLAGVTLVDEGDDAALDVVVFGGAGDEFSYPVLNRAFRELQRGAPLVAMHRNLYWRTSDGLELDTGAFLLGLERAARVEAEITGKPAEAFFATALAHLGADASETMMVGDDIESDVLAAQRCAITGVLVKTGKYLPETHEAADGTPDHVLDSFADLPDLLEL from the coding sequence ATGGAACGAATCGGCGCGGTCCTGATCGATATCGACGGCGTGCTCACCGTGTCCTGGAAGCCGCTGCCCGGCGCTGTAGCGGCCATGGAACGCCTGCGAGCCGCGGGACTCCCCCTGGCGCTGGTCACCAACAACACCTCACGGACCCGAGCCGTGATCGCCGCGAAGCTGTCCGGTGCGGGCTTTCCGGTCGATGTCGACGACATCCTCACGGCGCCCGCCGTCACCGCCGCGTACCTGCGCGAGCACTATCCGGAAGCCCGCTGCCTGTTGATCAACACCGGTGACGTACGGGCCGATCTCGCGGGCGTGACGCTCGTCGACGAAGGTGATGACGCAGCCCTTGACGTGGTGGTCTTCGGCGGTGCGGGCGACGAATTCAGCTATCCGGTCCTCAACCGTGCCTTCCGTGAGCTGCAGCGCGGTGCGCCGCTCGTCGCGATGCACCGGAATCTGTACTGGCGTACGTCGGACGGGCTCGAGCTCGACACCGGGGCGTTCCTCCTGGGGCTGGAACGGGCCGCCCGCGTCGAGGCGGAGATCACCGGCAAGCCGGCCGAGGCGTTCTTCGCCACCGCCCTGGCCCACCTCGGCGCCGACGCGTCGGAGACGATGATGGTGGGCGACGACATCGAGTCCGATGTACTGGCGGCCCAGCGCTGTGCAATCACGGGCGTGCTGGTGAAGACCGGCAAGTACCTGCCCGAGACGCACGAGGCGGCCGACGGCACACCGGACCACGTTCTCGACTCCTTCGCCGACCTGCCCGACCTGCTGGAACTCTGA
- a CDS encoding histone deacetylase, translating into MISARRPESLDGYGESVLRVWYAAYGSNMDLDRLNDYLAGCRDSRPPAASVAVMLPGLLYFATESMVWTGGRAFYDPEGGGELPARAYLLTAAQFSDIAAQEMYRAPGQDLDLTEVLGRGRAETGPGRYETLVCAGLLDGCPVLTFTAPWGVGDVAVKPPAAAYLRHLVAGVVAAHGWSALRAAEYLAGCPGAEGQWTAAEIAALVSDGSGNRRGRGNRRGSGSA; encoded by the coding sequence GTGATCAGTGCCCGGCGGCCCGAATCCCTCGACGGATACGGCGAAAGCGTCCTTCGCGTCTGGTACGCGGCATACGGCTCCAACATGGATCTTGACCGGCTGAACGACTACCTCGCCGGTTGCCGGGACTCCCGCCCGCCCGCGGCTTCGGTGGCGGTCATGCTGCCGGGGCTGCTGTACTTCGCCACCGAGTCGATGGTGTGGACGGGCGGCAGAGCGTTCTACGACCCCGAAGGCGGCGGCGAACTTCCCGCCCGCGCCTACTTGCTGACAGCCGCACAGTTCTCCGACATCGCAGCGCAGGAGATGTACCGGGCGCCGGGACAGGACCTCGATCTGACGGAGGTTCTCGGCCGGGGGCGCGCGGAGACGGGCCCCGGGCGGTACGAGACGCTGGTGTGCGCCGGTCTGCTGGACGGTTGTCCGGTGCTGACGTTCACGGCCCCGTGGGGCGTCGGAGACGTCGCGGTGAAACCACCCGCTGCGGCCTATCTGCGGCATCTCGTGGCGGGGGTCGTCGCGGCACACGGATGGAGTGCGCTGCGGGCCGCCGAGTATCTGGCGGGCTGCCCGGGGGCCGAGGGACAGTGGACGGCCGCGGAGATCGCGGCACTGGTCTCCGACGGCAGCGGGAACAGGCGCGGGCGCGGGAACAGGCGCGGGAGCGGTTCGGCGTGA
- a CDS encoding NPCBM/NEW2 domain-containing protein, giving the protein MTCGNGPAAGTHALSDLSWTSAVNGWGPVERDRSNGEQAAGDGRTLTVNGTTYAKGLGTHAGSTITYYLGGSCTTLTTGVGVDDESGGANGSVVFQIYRDGTKVADSGRLTGADASRDLTAALTGGLELRVVVTDSGDGINYDHADWTAPRLTCT; this is encoded by the coding sequence CTGACCTGCGGCAACGGCCCCGCCGCCGGTACACACGCACTCAGCGACCTGTCGTGGACATCGGCGGTCAACGGCTGGGGCCCGGTCGAACGCGACCGCAGCAACGGCGAACAGGCCGCGGGCGACGGCAGGACCCTCACCGTCAACGGCACCACCTACGCCAAGGGCCTCGGCACCCACGCGGGCTCCACGATCACGTACTACCTCGGCGGCAGCTGTACGACGCTGACCACCGGCGTCGGCGTCGACGACGAGTCGGGGGGCGCGAACGGGTCGGTGGTCTTCCAGATCTACCGGGACGGCACAAAGGTCGCCGACAGCGGCAGGCTCACCGGCGCCGACGCGTCCAGAGACCTCACCGCGGCTCTCACCGGCGGCCTGGAACTCAGGGTGGTGGTCACCGACAGCGGCGACGGCATCAACTACGACCACGCCGACTGGACGGCACCCAGGCTCACCTGCACCTGA